CTCGATGTGATGATGCCGCGGCTGGATGGCCTCGAGGTCTGCCGTCAGCTCCGCAGCACCGGCGACGATCTGCCCATACTCGTGCTGACCGCGCGCGACTCGGTGTCCGAACGTGTCGCCGGGCTCGATGCGGGTGCCGACGACTATCTGCCGAAGCCGTTCGCGCTCGAGGAGCTGCTCGCCCGGATGCGCGCGCTGCTGCGGCGCACCTCGCCGGACGACGGCGCGGAGTCGCCCGCGATGACCTTCTCGGATCTGTCCCTCGATCCGGTGACCCGCGAGGTGACCCGTGGGCAACGGTCGATCAGTCTGACCCGTACCGAGTTCGCACTTCTCGAGATGCTGATCGCGAACCCGCGGCGGGTGCTCACCCGCAGCCGCATCCTCGAGGAGGTGTGGGGCTTCGACTTCCCCACGTCGGGTAACGCCCTCGAGGTCTATGTCGGGTATCTGCGCCGCAAGACGGAGGCGGAAGGAGAGCCGCGGCTGATCCACACCGTGCGCGGGGTGGGTTATGTGCTGCGCGAGACCCCACCCTGATGTCGGCACCGAAGTACTCGCCCGAGCCCCGGCCCTCGGCGCAGCCGGCGAGTTCACTATCGCTTCGCTGGCGAGTGATGCTGCTCGCGATGTCGATGGTGGCGATGGTCGTGGTCCTGATGGCCGTCGCCGTGTACGCCGTCGTCTCCCGCGCGCTCTACGACGACATGGACAACCAGCTGCACAGCAGGGCCAGGCTGCTGATCGAGAGCGGCTCGCTGACCAGCGACCCCGGGAAGGCGATCGAGGGCACCGCCTACTCCGATGTCAACGCGATGCTGGTGAATCCGGGACGCTCGATCTTCACCGCCAACCAGGAGGGCCAGACCCTGCCGCTCGGCGATCCCGAGAAGGCCGTCATCCGCGGCGACCTGTGGATGTCGAAGCGGTCGGTCAACCAGCAGCGGGTACTGGCGCTGCACCTGTCCAACGGAAGTTCGTTGCTGATCTCCAAGAGCCTGGTGCCGACCGATCAGTTGCTGAAACGGCTCGGGACGGTGTTGCTAATCGTCGGCGGGGTCGGTGTGGTGGTGGCCGCGATGGCGGGCGGCGCTGTCGCCCGGGCGGGGCTTCGACCGGTGGCGCGACTCACCGAAGCCGCGGAGCGGGTCGCCCGCACCGACGATCTGCGGCCGATCCCTGTCTATGGCAGCGACGAACTCGCCCGTCTCACTGAGGCTTTCAACATGATGCTGCGGGCGCTCGCCGAATCGCGCGAGCGTCAAGCACGACTCGTGACCGACGCCGGCCACGAACTGCGCACGCCGCTGACGTCCTTGCGCACCAACGTCGAGCTGCTGATGGCATCGATGGCCCCCGGCGCTCCCCGACTGCCCGAGGATGAGATGGCGGGTCTGCGCGCGGATGTCATCGCCCAGATCGAAGAACTGTCCACCCTCGTCGGCGATCTGGTCGATCTGACCCGCGACGAAGCCGGTGTGGTCATCCATGAACCCGTCGACATGACCGAGATCGTCGACCGTTCGCTGGAACGAGTTCGCCGCCGCCGCAACGACATTGAATTCGATGTATCCGTGGTGCCATGGCAGGTCTACGGCGACAGCAGCGGACTGGGCCGTGCGGTCCTCAACGTGCTGGACAACGCTGCCAAGTGGAGCCCGCCGGGCGGACGGGTCGGCGTTCGATTGGAACAGATCGACCCCGGCCACGCCGAGCTTGTCGTGACTGATCAGGGTCCGGGTATCCCGCCCGAGGAACGGCGATTCGTGTTCGAGCGCTTCTTCCGCTCGGAATCCGCGCGGTCGATGCCGGGCTCGGGGCTTGGCCTGGCCATCGTGAAACAGGTTGTGCTCAAACACGGCGGCGCGTTACGCGTGGAGTACGCCGACCCGGGCGCACAGCCGCCGGGCACCGCGATCCACATGGTGCTCCCCGGTAGACCGTTGTCCGGCGACACGGACCGACACGCGGGCACGGGCGTGGACTTGCCCGTGGTCAGCGCCGACAATGATTAGCCAGGGAGCGCTGGGGAAGCAAGTCTGTGCGTGTCCCGAAAGTTCTCTAAGTGGATTCTCAGCCCGCTTAGGCAACTTTGACGGTGCGAACGCCGTTGTTCTATTTGCCGGACCACAACAGGAAGAACACCGCAGCGAGATGACCAACCACCCGAGGTATTCGCCGCCACCGCCCCCGGGTCGTCGGCCCGGCGTTCCCGAGCACACCCCACACGGGTATCCAGGTGCGCAGCGGCCCGACCCGTACACGCAGCCCTATGACTGGCGGTATCAGACCCAGCAGCAGCCGCAGCAGAGCTTCCGCGCTCCCTACGACCCCTACCGCGGCGCCCCGTCCGCTGCGACGGGGACCTACCCCCAGATTCCGATGCCGCCTCAAAAGCGTTCTCGCACAGGTGGTTTGATTGTAGGCGCACTCGCCATCGCCATCGTTTCCGCAGGTATCGGTGGGGGCGTTGCAATGCTCGCGCAGCCCGACCAGCCGTCGGCCACGTCGACTCTCAACGGTGCGGCGCCCGGGGTACCTGTCGCCAGCCTGCCCGCCGGTTCGGTGGAGCAGGTCGCGGCGAAGGTCGTGCCCAGCGTCGTCAAGCTCGAGGTGGACCTCGGCAGGCAGTCGGAGGAGGGCTCCGGGGTCATCCTGTCGTCGGACGGTCTCATCCTCACTAACAACCACGTCGTCACGGCCGCTCAGGATGGGCCTGCAGGGCCGGGTGGACCCGGAGGGCCCGTCGCACCGGGCGGTGCGGGCGCCAAGACCAAGGTCACCTTCGCCGACGGGCGCAGCGCACCGTTCACCGTGGTCGGCACCGACCCCAGCAGTGACATAGCGGTGGTGCGCGCCAAAGGGGTGACGGGTCTGACCCCGATCACGATCGGATCTTCGGCCAACCTGCGGGTGGGTCAGGACGTCGTCGCCATCGGGTCGCCGCTGGGCCTGGAGGGGACCGTGACCACCGGCATCATCAGTGCGCTCAACCGGCCGGTCGCCGCGGGCGGCGACATCCGCAACCAGAACACCGTGCTGGACGCCATCCAGACCGACGCCGCCATCAACCCCGGTAACTCCGGCGGAGCGCTGGTCAACATGAACGGCGAGCTGGTCGGCATCAACTCGGCCATCGCCACGCTGGGCGGTGACGCCGCAGGGGAGGCGCAGGGCGGCTCGATCGGCCTGGGCTTCGCCATCCCCGTCGACCAGGCCAAACGCATCGCGGACGAGCTGATCAACAACGGCACCGCCTCGCATGCCTCGCTCGGCGTCCAGGTCGGTAACGACGCGAGCACCGACGGCGCGCGAATCGTCGAGGTCACCAGCGGCGGTGCGGCTGCGGCCGCGGGCCTGCCCAGCGGCGTCGTGGTGACAAAGGTCGACGACCGCGTGATCAACAGTGCCGACGCCCTGGTCGCGGCGGTCCGTTCCCGAGCACCCGGGGACAAGCTCACGCTGACCTATGTGGATCAGTCGGGTAAGTCGCAGACCGTGGAGGTCACCCTCGGAAAGGCCCAGCAGTGACGCCCCCGGCGAGTTCCGGGCCTGCCACCCTGAGAGTGGCCGCGCCGTTGTCTCTGCCTGGATATACGGTTGGCGTCATGGAACAGCCAGGGGAGTTGGTGGGCCGCGCACTGGTCGTTGTTGTCGACGACCGCACCGCACACGGTGACGAGGAGGACCACAGCGGTCCGCTGGTGACCGAACTGCTCGGCGAGGCAGGATTCGTGGTGGACGGCGTGGTCGTCGTCTCGGCTGATGAGGTCGAGATCCGCAACGCGCTGAACACGGCGGTGATCGGCGGCGTCGACCTGGTCGTCTCGGTCGGCGGCACAGGCGTGACCCCGCGTGATGTCACGCCGGAGGCCACCGTCGACCTGCTCGATCGTGAGCTGCTCGGTATCGCCGAGGCCCTGCGCGCGTCGGGTTTGTCGGCGGGCATCGCTGATGCGGGTGTATCGCGCGGCCTCGCCGGGATCTCAGGCAGCACCCTGGTCGTCAACCTCGCCGGCTCCCGCGCGGCGGTGCGCGACGGCATGGCGACCCTTAGCCCGCTGGCCATTCAGATCATCGGTCAGCTCTCCAGTCTCGAGATCTGAAACAGAGCTGAGGGTAGGCTGAGTAGTGTGACCTTCGTCACAATGTGAGGAAGGCGATGCCAGACCGGTCCGATCGCTCGCGCGATGCGGTGAGCAAAATCTTCGGAGACGAGCTAGCTCCGAAGAGTATTGACGATCGCGAAAACGCCGCCTCCGAGGACTCTGCGCACGACCGTTGGCTGCGTGAAAATACGCCGCCACACCATCAGTGAGCTGCGGTTTCTCCCTACGGGTCAACCTGAGCGGCCCTCGCCAGCCGCGCAGCTTCGTTTCCTGGACGGCAAAGCCGGAATCGGCCGTCGAATACCGCCGCTAAGCGGGCCGGTGAGTGCGTTGCGCGCGTGACGCAAGTGGGCAGAGTGGTGTTTTTGGTAACACCCGTCAGGCCAATCGCGATTCTCGCGTTGCCGGGTTGGTGCCCGACCGTTATGTTCCTCGTGTCAACGATGAGTAAGACCTAAGAGCTGCATGTGAGACCTCTCATTTCCCTCTCATGGAGTCTCTGTCTTTCGACTCGTTGACCGCGTGTGCCAGGCACGAACAACAACAGAACACAGTGAGCCCGGTCGGGTAGCTGTCGACATCGCTAGGGAGATCATGAAGGTATTCAGTCGGGTGCTGATTGCGGTGGTAGCGGCCATCGCATCTCTGTTCGTGAGCACTGGCACCTCTCACGCTGGACTGGACAACGAGCTGAGTCTCATTGACGGTCAAGACCGGACGCTGACCATTCAGCAGTGGGACACCTTCCTCAACGGTGTGTTCCCGCTGGACCGCAACCGGCTGACCCGTGAGTGGTTCCACAGTGGCCGCGCCAAGTACATCGTGGCCGGCCCCGGCGCCGATGAGTTCGAGGGCACCCTGGAGCTCGGCTACCAGATCGGCTTCCCCTGGTCGCTGGGTGTGGGCATCAACTTCAGCTACACCACCCCCAACATCCTGCTCGACGACGCGTCGATCTTCCCGGACCTCGGTATCCTTCCGGGTGCTAGCGGGACGATCGGTTCGGGCTTCGCCCCGCTGGGCTCGGTCATCACGCCGAACCTGTTCCCCGGTGTGTCGATCAGCGCCGACCTCGGAAACGGCCCCGGCATCCAGGAAGTCGCCACGTTCTCGGTGGACGTCGCAGGCCCGCAAGGTGGTGTGGCCGTCTCGAACGCGCACGGCACGGTGACCGGTGCTGCCGGTGGTGTGCTCCTGCGTCCGTTCGCTCGGCTCATCTCGTCGGCCGGTGACAGCGTCACCACCTACGGCGAGCCGTGGAACATGAACTAGCACTCTCCCGAGAGCAACAAAGCAGCCCCCGGATTTTTCCGGGGGCTGCTTTCGTATGTCGCTCAGTTTGGGTCGTTGCTTGTGATTTTCGCCGTGTCGGTGCCACGGCCCGGCGTTTCGGCCAGGATGTTGCGGATCTCGGTGAGCAGCGTCAGTTCGGTGTCCTGGGCCTGTTCGACTTCGCCCTTCTTGCGGAGCCTGTTGTACGGCACCACGACCAGGAAGTAGACGACGGCGGCGACGAGGATGAAATTGATGGCCGCCGAGAGCAAGACGTTCAGGTCGATGGTCTGGCCGCCCCCGATGCTGATGCGCAGGATGCCGTAGTCCGATTCGCCGCCCGCGCCGATCCGGTTGATGAGCGGTTGGATGATGCTGTCGGTGAACTTGGTGACCAGAGCCGTGAACGCGGTACCGATGACCACCGCGACCGATAGGTCGACGATGTTTCCCCGGGCGAGAAACTCCTTGAAACCCTTCAACATGCGCGTAAATCCCTCCCTATCCGTCCGGCAATCTGACAACTATCGACGTTAGTCCGGTCGACCGTGCGGCACGTCGAGTCCGGTGTTAGCTTGCGTGCAGAATCCAGGTCGATTCGGGCGGCGGAAAGGGTTTGCGATGCGGAGGCTGTTCGCGGTGGTGACGGCAATGCTGACCGGCCTCTCGGCGGTCACCGCGGGTGCGGCCAACGCGCAGCCGGTTCCTCCGCCGCCGGGACCCGGATCGACCACCGACGAACTGGCCGACATGGTTCTCGATGTGATCGAACACGGTTCACCTGCGGCTCCGACTACCACGCCGCTGCCCCCGCCGCAGCCCTGACCTTTTTCAGTGGAAGGTCAGCGTGACGGTCTGCACCAGCGCCGCGCCCGCGACCTTGTTGGCTGCGTGAGCGGGCAGGGCGACCAGCACCACCCGGTCACCTCGGCTGCCCGCACCTACCGGTTTCTGTGACACCAACACCACCACCGCATCGGTCGCCATGACCTGTGGCGCCACATCGGCTCCCGCGCCAAGCACGTCGACGACGTCGCCGGGGCGGATCAGGTCGAGCAGGGCCGTGTCTTCAAGATGCAGCGGGACGATGCGGGCGTCGGGGCCCACGGTGGAATCGGCGAGTCGAGGACTCAGCAGGCGGACATCGGTGAGCGCTTCGCCGCGGCGGGCCGGCCCTGCCAGCGTCGCGCCGACCACCGCCGCGAGTTCCGTCTGTGAACCGTCGGGAATCGTTGTCGCCAAACGGGTTTCGAGCCGCACATCGTCGACCCCCAGTTCGACGCCCGGTGCCAGATCCCGGGCGGCGACGACGATGTACGTTCGGTCATGCGCGGGGTCGGGCCGAAGCGCCGCCACGGCGGCGAGGATGACGAGAGCGCCTGCCGCGACCCGTCGGGCCGCGACGGTGCGGGACCAGTCCGGGCGTAGGTCAACGATCCGGGCCAAAACCGACGGATCGAGCGATTCCCCCATATCGCCAAACTAGGCAGCCGGCGAGGGAGGTGGCGCGAGCTGACGCCGCGCCTGTGGATAACTAGCTCGACGCCGCAGCGGCGGGCGCCGAACTCGTGGAGCTCGAGCTCGAATCGCTGGACGAGTTCGAGGAGCTGGAACTCGCGGCCGCCTTATCGGACGACGAGGACGAGGACTCCGAGCTGCTGCCGTTCGAGGAGCCGTTAGACGTCGATGCCGAACTCTTACCGGCCTCACGGCTGTCGTTGCGGTAGAAGCCGCTGCCCTTGAAGACCACTCCAACATTGCCGAACAGCTTACGTAGGCGACCATTGCACTTGAGGCAGGTCGTCAGCGCGTCGTCACTGAACGCCTGCACCTGATCGAACCGATCGCCGCATTCGGTGCATGCATACGAATACGTGGGCACGAAAACCTCCGAGGTCGTCAAACTTCTTAGCACTCTACCGGCTCAAGTGCTAGAACCGCTATGTGGGCTCGGTCATTCCCGCCCACCGCACCTGTCCGCCCCCGTCCTCGTCGGCGCTCTCGGGGCCTCGGTCAATGCCCCGCTGAGTTATGGTTTGTGGAATTTTTCGGGGCTCAGGAATGGCGGTGATGATGACTGATCGAGACGGGCAGGGGGGCGGCCTCCGCCGGCGTTTCGCCCAGTTTTCGTCACTGCAAGAGCGGTTCGAGGCCTCTCCTGTCGGCCAGGTCGTGATCAGCGCCCTCGTAATCGCGATCATCGGTGTCGGCGTGGCCTTCAACCTGCCCGAATCGCCGATCAAGCGGACTCTCGATCCGGTGGTCGGTCCGGCTGCGACCGCGACCTATATCAACCAGCAGTACGCGCTGTTCGCGCCGGACGTTCCCAAGCGGACGGAGACGGTCGAGGTTCAGGTGTTGATGGACGACGGCACGATCCGCGGGTGGACCATGCCTGATCGCGACCGTGCGATCGGCGGATTCGCCTATGTCCGCTGGCTGAGACTGATGAATTTTGCGGTGACCAGACCGGAGATACGACCCGGCATCGCGCGCTGGGCCGCCCATGAGGTCGCCGGACCGTCCGAGCGACCCGTCCAAGTCGCCATGGTGCTTCGCGTCCAGAACCTGCCCCCGCCCGGCGAGAACATTCGAGGAGCGACCGCCATGAAGGTCCTCTACTCCGAAGACCTCACAGGACAACAATGACGGATTCGACCAGCCCGCAGCGATCGGGGATCGCAGCGGTCATCGCCGCTTGGCGTGCGTTCTGGTTCGCACCGCAACCCGCTCACACGCTGGGCCTCGTCAGGATGGTGTTCGGTGCGTTGACGGTCGGTTGGGCATTGGCGCTGCTGCCTGACCTCTACAACCTGTTCGGCGAGGACGGCGTCGCGCCGGAGCCCACGCATTGGGCCTACCAGTGGGGCCTATTCGAATTCTTCAGCAGCGACCGAGCACTCTTGATCGGTTGGGCCGTGCTGTTGCTCGCGGCGATTGCACTGACCGTCGGATGGCACAGCAGGCTCGCGGCGATCATCGTGTTCGTCCTGATCCAGTCGTTCGTCCAGCGCGACCGTTGGGTCTTCAACGGCGGCGATGCGTTGATGAGCATCGAGGCCATGTTCTTGGCGCTGTCCTCCTGCGGGGCGGCGCTCTCGCTCGACCAGCGTCGGCGGACCGGCTCGTTCTGGTCGGCCCAGACCCGCGCGCCGTGGGTCCTGCGGCTGCTGCAGGTTCAGCTGTCGCTGATCTACCTGGTGAACGTGCAGGCGAAGCTGGCCGGCGAAGCATGGCTGGACGGCTCGGCGGCCTCGTATGCCTGGCGAGCGTGGCCGCTGCACACGGCGCCGGAGTGGTTGACGGGCAACGCATTACTGTCCAATGTCGCCACCTGGGGCACGATTGTCATCGAGCTGGCGATCGCCGTTCTGGTCTGGAACCGGCGGTGCCGGCCGTGGGTCTTGGCCATAGGCGTGGCGTTACACCTGGCGATGATGACCACCATCAGCGTCGGCTTCCACAGCCTGGCGATGTTCGTGCTGTATCTCGCGTTCGTTCCATGGGAGAGAGTGGCTGAACTGCCGGACAAGCTCGGGCGGAAACGGCCGACACCGGTGAAGGATCCTGAGCAGGCAGGCGGGGGCGACTAGCGGAGTCTCACGAGTCCGCCGTGCGGGGTCAGCGCGTGGGTCACGGGCACATCGTGCGGTTCGGCGGGCAGGTGATCGACGAGTTCGTCGTCGCGCACGAGCGCGACCAACCGAGCCGCCGCATCCGCCAACGCAAGGGACCGATCGTAGAAACCCGCGCCGCGGCCCAGCCGGACACCGGCGCGGTCGACCGCGAGGGCGGGCACGAGGATCACCGAGGCCTCGGCCACCGCGTCGGCGCCCAGCCACGGCGGCGCGGGCTCGCGTAGCCCGTAAGGCGCGTCGACGAGTTCGCCGGGGCGGTACTCGCCCCACTGCATCGGCTGCGGGTTACCCGCGTCGTCGCTGCGGGCCACGGGCAACAGCACCCGGCCCCCACGCCGATGGAGTGCATCGATCAAATCGGGGGAGCCGGGCTCGGAACCCACCGGCACATAGGCACAGACGGTTTCGCCATCGATGGCCAACACCGCGACGTGACCGATGAGCGCCTGCGCCTCGGCGTCGTGCTCGCGCGGTGTCAACGCGCGACGAGCAGTCAGGATCGCCGCCCGCAGTTCGGCCTTCGATCGCTGCACTACACCGCCTCCAAACACCGGGGCCTCGGGACATTGCGCCGCCACAGGGACACTAATGTGTGAACGATGACACGGCCTGAGGTACCAATTCCGCGTACCGCTGTCGTTCCTGCGGCAGGTCTGGGAACGCGATTCCTGCCCGCCACGAAGACGGTCCCGAAAGAACTGCTGCCCGTCGTGGATACACCGGGCATCGAACTGGTGGCCGCGGAGGCAGCCGAGGCGGGCGCCGAACGGCTCGTCATCGTGACGTCCGAGGGCAAGGACAGCGTGGTCGCACACTTCGTCGAGGACCTCGTCCTCGAGGGCACGCTGAAAGCGCGCGGCAAGCACGTGATGCTGGAGAAGGTGCGCCGGGCTGCCGAGCTCATCAAGGTCGAGTCGGTGGTCCAGGCCCAGCCGCTTGGCCTCGGCCACGCGGTCGGCTGCGTCGAAAGCGTCCTGACACCCGAGGACGATGCGATCGCGGTCCTGTTGCCCGACGACCTCGTGCTGCCGACCGGCGTGCTGGAGACGATGTCGAAAGTCCGTGCCAAGCGCGGAGGTTCGGTGCTGTGCGCCTTCGAGGTGCCGCCCGAGGAGATCAGCGCCTACGGCGTATTCGACGTCGAACCCGTCGCCGACACCAACAATCCGAACGTGATGCGGGTCAAGGGCATGTACGAGAAGCCGAAGGCCGAGGACGCGCCGTCGCCCTACGCCGCGGCGGGCCGCTACGTGCTCGACCGCGCGATCTTCGATGCGCTCAAGCGGGTTCCACGAGGTGCAGGCGGTGAGATCCAGCTGACCGACGCGATCGCGCTCCTGATCAACGAGGGCCATCCGGTCCATGTCGTCGTGCATCGCGGTGCTCGACACGACCTCGGAAATCCCGGCGGGTACCTCAAGGCTGCGGTTGACTTTGCGTTGGAGCGCGACGACTACGGGCCCGAGTTGCGGCGGTGGTTGGTGGAGCGCTTAGGGCTGGTCGATTGCTGACACGCAACGATCGCCCCGACACCTAGAAAGGCGTGTTGTGCGGTCGGTGGAGGAGCAGCAGGCTCGGGTAGCGGCTGCCGCGGTGGCCCCAAGACCGGTCCGGGTGGCGATCGCCGAGGCGCAGGGCCTCATGTGCGCCGAAGAGGTGGTCACCGAACGCCCGCTGCCGGGATTCGATCAGGCCGCCATCGACGGTTACGCGGTGCGCAGCGTCGACGTGCTCGGCGTGGGAACCGGTGACGACGACTCCGACGACGGCGAGTCGAACGGTGAGGTGAGCCTGCCGGTGATCGGCTCCATCGAGGCCGGTGCCCGCACCCCCAGCCGGTTGCAGCCGCGCCAGGCCGCGCGGGTCCAGACGGGTGCGCCGATGCCGACGCTCGCCGATGCGGTGCTTCCGCTGCGGTGGACCGACGGCGGCGATTCACGGGTCAAGGTGCTGCGCGGGGTGCGCTCCGGCGCCTATGTCCGAAGGACCGGCGACGATGTCCAACCCGGTGACGTGGCGGTCCGGGCGGGAGCGATCATCGGGCCCGCCCAGGTCGGACTGCTGGCGGCGGTCGGCCGGGAGCGCGTGCTCGTCCACCCGAAGCCGCGACTGTCCGTGCTGAGCGTGGGAGGCGAACTCGTCGACATCTCCCGCACACCGGGCAACGGGCAGGTCTACGACGTCAACTCCTATGCGCTGGCCGCGGCGGGTCGTGACGCTGGCGCGGAGGTGAACCGGGTCGGCATCGTGGACACGGATCCCAAGACATTGCGCGACGTCGTCGAGGGTCAGCTCAACCGCGCCGAGGTGGTGGTGATCGCGGGTGCGGTCGGCGGCGCGGCGGCCGAGGGTGTAAGGGCGGTGCTTTCGAAGCTCGGCGAAATGGAAGTGGCGCGCATCGCGATGCATCCGGGCTCGGTGCAGGGGTTCGGACAGCTGGGACGCGACGGGGTTCCGGTTTTCCTACTGCCCGCCAATCCGGTGAGCGCGCTGGTGGTCTTCGAGGTGATGGTCCGCCCGCTGATCCGGCTGTCCTTGGGTAAGCGGCAGGCTCATCGAAGGATCGTGCAGGCGCGCACCCTCTCACCGATCACCTCGGTGGCCGGCCGCAAGGGCTTCCTGCGCGGGCAGCTGATGCGCGACCAGGACACCGGCGAATACCTGGTGCAGGCGCTCGGCGGTGCACCGGGCGCGCCGTCGCATCTGCTCGCCACACTGGCCGAGGCAAACTGCTTGGTGGTGGTTCCGAGCGAAGCCGAACAGATCCGCACGGGCGAGATCGTCGACGTGGCGTTCCTGGCTCAGCGCGGCTGATCGACGCCGGGCATACCGTCATGAACCTGTGGCGATCCACTTCGATGCATCCGGGATGGCCCGCGCCGGCCGGTGCGCTGAGGGTACCTGCCGGCGTGGTGAAGCTGCGTCCGGTGCGGCTGCGCGACGGCGCCCAGTGGAGCCGCATCAGGTTGGCGGATCGGGCTCACCTGGAACCGTGGGAGCCGTCCAATGGTATGGATTGGGAAGCGCGCCATGCCATTACGGCGTGGCCGTCGGTGTGCTCGGGGCTGCGGTCGGAGGCGCGTAAGGGGCGGATGCTGCCCTATGTGATCGAACTCGACGGGCAGTTCGTCGGTCAGCTGACGATCGGGAACGTCACACACGGGGCGCTGCGGTCGGCGTGGATCGGGTACTGGGTGACGACGTCCGCGACGGGTGGAGGTGTCGCGACGGCCGCGTTGGCGTTGGGAGTGGACCACTGCTTCAGCGCGGTACGGCTGCATCGGGTCGAGGCGACGGTGCGTCCGGAAAACGCCGCGAGTCGGGCCGTCCTGGCAAAGGTCGGTTTCCGCGAGGAGGGCTTGCTGCGGCGCTACCTCGAGGTGGATGGCGCGTGGCGCGACCATCTGCTGGTGGCCATCACGATCGAGGAGCTCAACGGGTCGGCGGCGTCAGCCCTGGTGCGGGCGGGCCACGCCAGCTGGTCCTGACCCAGCCCTGCGCGAGCAGACACCAAGTGCCCCACTTCTCCGGCGTGTCGGATCCCTTTCTGTCCGCTCGCCGCGAGATCTAACTGTTACAAAAGTGACACATGT
The nucleotide sequence above comes from Mycolicibacterium moriokaense. Encoded proteins:
- a CDS encoding SAF domain-containing protein; the protein is MGESLDPSVLARIVDLRPDWSRTVAARRVAAGALVILAAVAALRPDPAHDRTYIVVAARDLAPGVELGVDDVRLETRLATTIPDGSQTELAAVVGATLAGPARRGEALTDVRLLSPRLADSTVGPDARIVPLHLEDTALLDLIRPGDVVDVLGAGADVAPQVMATDAVVVLVSQKPVGAGSRGDRVVLVALPAHAANKVAGAALVQTVTLTFH
- a CDS encoding response regulator transcription factor; the encoded protein is MRILVVDDDRAVRESLRRSLSFNGYSVELAQDGLEALELIASNRPDALVLDVMMPRLDGLEVCRQLRSTGDDLPILVLTARDSVSERVAGLDAGADDYLPKPFALEELLARMRALLRRTSPDDGAESPAMTFSDLSLDPVTREVTRGQRSISLTRTEFALLEMLIANPRRVLTRSRILEEVWGFDFPTSGNALEVYVGYLRRKTEAEGEPRLIHTVRGVGYVLRETPP
- a CDS encoding MogA/MoaB family molybdenum cofactor biosynthesis protein, which encodes MRVAAPLSLPGYTVGVMEQPGELVGRALVVVVDDRTAHGDEEDHSGPLVTELLGEAGFVVDGVVVVSADEVEIRNALNTAVIGGVDLVVSVGGTGVTPRDVTPEATVDLLDRELLGIAEALRASGLSAGIADAGVSRGLAGISGSTLVVNLAGSRAAVRDGMATLSPLAIQIIGQLSSLEI
- a CDS encoding S1C family serine protease, whose amino-acid sequence is MTNHPRYSPPPPPGRRPGVPEHTPHGYPGAQRPDPYTQPYDWRYQTQQQPQQSFRAPYDPYRGAPSAATGTYPQIPMPPQKRSRTGGLIVGALAIAIVSAGIGGGVAMLAQPDQPSATSTLNGAAPGVPVASLPAGSVEQVAAKVVPSVVKLEVDLGRQSEEGSGVILSSDGLILTNNHVVTAAQDGPAGPGGPGGPVAPGGAGAKTKVTFADGRSAPFTVVGTDPSSDIAVVRAKGVTGLTPITIGSSANLRVGQDVVAIGSPLGLEGTVTTGIISALNRPVAAGGDIRNQNTVLDAIQTDAAINPGNSGGALVNMNGELVGINSAIATLGGDAAGEAQGGSIGLGFAIPVDQAKRIADELINNGTASHASLGVQVGNDASTDGARIVEVTSGGAAAAAGLPSGVVVTKVDDRVINSADALVAAVRSRAPGDKLTLTYVDQSGKSQTVEVTLGKAQQ
- a CDS encoding MspA family porin translates to MKVFSRVLIAVVAAIASLFVSTGTSHAGLDNELSLIDGQDRTLTIQQWDTFLNGVFPLDRNRLTREWFHSGRAKYIVAGPGADEFEGTLELGYQIGFPWSLGVGINFSYTTPNILLDDASIFPDLGILPGASGTIGSGFAPLGSVITPNLFPGVSISADLGNGPGIQEVATFSVDVAGPQGGVAVSNAHGTVTGAAGGVLLRPFARLISSAGDSVTTYGEPWNMN
- the mscL gene encoding large-conductance mechanosensitive channel protein MscL, whose amino-acid sequence is MLKGFKEFLARGNIVDLSVAVVIGTAFTALVTKFTDSIIQPLINRIGAGGESDYGILRISIGGGQTIDLNVLLSAAINFILVAAVVYFLVVVPYNRLRKKGEVEQAQDTELTLLTEIRNILAETPGRGTDTAKITSNDPN
- a CDS encoding FmdB family zinc ribbon protein → MPTYSYACTECGDRFDQVQAFSDDALTTCLKCNGRLRKLFGNVGVVFKGSGFYRNDSREAGKSSASTSNGSSNGSSSESSSSSSDKAAASSSSSNSSSDSSSSSTSSAPAAAASS
- a CDS encoding HAMP domain-containing sensor histidine kinase gives rise to the protein MSAPKYSPEPRPSAQPASSLSLRWRVMLLAMSMVAMVVVLMAVAVYAVVSRALYDDMDNQLHSRARLLIESGSLTSDPGKAIEGTAYSDVNAMLVNPGRSIFTANQEGQTLPLGDPEKAVIRGDLWMSKRSVNQQRVLALHLSNGSSLLISKSLVPTDQLLKRLGTVLLIVGGVGVVVAAMAGGAVARAGLRPVARLTEAAERVARTDDLRPIPVYGSDELARLTEAFNMMLRALAESRERQARLVTDAGHELRTPLTSLRTNVELLMASMAPGAPRLPEDEMAGLRADVIAQIEELSTLVGDLVDLTRDEAGVVIHEPVDMTEIVDRSLERVRRRRNDIEFDVSVVPWQVYGDSSGLGRAVLNVLDNAAKWSPPGGRVGVRLEQIDPGHAELVVTDQGPGIPPEERRFVFERFFRSESARSMPGSGLGLAIVKQVVLKHGGALRVEYADPGAQPPGTAIHMVLPGRPLSGDTDRHAGTGVDLPVVSADND
- a CDS encoding 5-formyltetrahydrofolate cyclo-ligase; this encodes MQRSKAELRAAILTARRALTPREHDAEAQALIGHVAVLAIDGETVCAYVPVGSEPGSPDLIDALHRRGGRVLLPVARSDDAGNPQPMQWGEYRPGELVDAPYGLREPAPPWLGADAVAEASVILVPALAVDRAGVRLGRGAGFYDRSLALADAAARLVALVRDDELVDHLPAEPHDVPVTHALTPHGGLVRLR
- a CDS encoding HTTM domain-containing protein, whose translation is MTDSTSPQRSGIAAVIAAWRAFWFAPQPAHTLGLVRMVFGALTVGWALALLPDLYNLFGEDGVAPEPTHWAYQWGLFEFFSSDRALLIGWAVLLLAAIALTVGWHSRLAAIIVFVLIQSFVQRDRWVFNGGDALMSIEAMFLALSSCGAALSLDQRRRTGSFWSAQTRAPWVLRLLQVQLSLIYLVNVQAKLAGEAWLDGSAASYAWRAWPLHTAPEWLTGNALLSNVATWGTIVIELAIAVLVWNRRCRPWVLAIGVALHLAMMTTISVGFHSLAMFVLYLAFVPWERVAELPDKLGRKRPTPVKDPEQAGGGD